The DNA sequence CTCTTTAGTTGGCCCTGGAACCTTCTCGTTTTGGTTGAACGCTTCATCGGGGATCCCAGGCGTCTTGTAGATCCATTCTTTAGTCATTGCATTTTACTTCCGTTAACCTGATCCTGAATTACCATGATGCAAAGCGGCCAAAACCGCTGGTCCCCTAAATCGCCCAGGCGGGTGGAGAGCACTTTTTCGTCGGGCAAAGTGAGGTTTTCGCAGATAAACACATGGGTTTTGCTGTCGAGGCCCTCTTTGATGAGGTACTCTGCGATGTCGCTGGGCGAGAACCCCCGCATGTCAGGGAGAACCATTGCGGTTTTGCCCTCTTTAAGGCATGCTGCGAGTTGCTGCTTGTCTTTTTGGGTTTGTTTGCCTTCATGAAACGTGAATATGGCGGCATCTTGCCAGCTTAGGTTCAGCCGGGCGGCGCATGCCTGGATGGAGCTGATGCCTGGCACAACGCAGATGTCGCTTGGCTGGAATAAACCGCTCTCTACTGCGGTGTGAAGCAGCCCCGAAAACCCTGGGTCACCCACCGAAAGCAACGCGACGTTTTTGTCTTCTTTCAGGGCTTGGGCTGCCTGTTTTAGCGTGTCGTAGAGGGTTTTGGCGGTGAAAACCACTGCTTCGCCTTGGATGTCGCCGTGCATAAGCTCAACGGTTCTCTGGGAACCCAAAACCACATCTGCCTGCTGCACCGCTTTTCTGGCCGCTGCAGTCACATAATCCTGTGAACCTGGCCCGACGCCTACTATAACAAGTTTTGCCATGGCTTATTGCTCCGTGCATTTTGGTCCATGCCCAGGACTTCCCCGTCCATGGCGACGATTACCACGCTTATCTTTATCTTATTTTCCACTCGCTCACACACGCGCTCATGCACACGCTCTGCAACGCGGTTGTAGGTGGCTTCAACCAGTCCTGCCTTTTGGAGGATTTGGGTTGCTTCGTCGGTGGTGTTTGCCTTCAGCAGCTTCTGGATGGTTTGGGTGTCTGCTCCAGCGGCGCCCGCGTAGGCTGCGATGACTTCGTTGCGTGCGTCGCCGACTTTGTGGTGAGTGTTAAATAGCCGCGCCGCCAGCTTGACAAGTTTGCCTGAATGCCCCAGCATCACGATTTCGCCCACGCCCCTCTCGACGGCTTTATCAAGCATGTAGCCGACGAAGTCGCCGGTCTGCACAATCGCGTCTTCGGGCACCCCAAACTTTTCTTTGGCTATGCGTTCGCCGATGTTGCCGGGGACGCAGAGGATGCGTTTGTAGCCGCCTGCGAGGGCCACGTCGATTTGGGGAACCAGCGAGCGGCGGCAGGCTTCCATCGAGTAGGGCTTCACGACGCCTGTGGTGCCTAGAATTGAGACGCCGCCCTGTATGCCCAGTTTATCGTTCATGGTTTTCTTGGTGATGCTGGCGCCTTGGGGTGCGCTGATAACTACCTCGGCGCCTCTGCCCTCGGGGAGGACTTCTTGGACTGCCTGGATAATCATGGCCCGGGGCACGGGGTTTATGGCGCCTTCGCCGATGGGCACCTGCAAACCGGGCTTTGTGACTACGCCGATGCCTTCGCCGCTTTTAACGGTGACTTTTCCGTCGCCTGTGAGTTTGACGGTGGCGACGATTTCCATCTTGTCGGTGGCATCGATGTCTTGCCCCGCATCCTTCACCGTGACTGCCTCTGCGGTGTCCAAGGAAAGTTTGCGGCTGCTCTTCACCGTCAACTCAAACCGCAAGCCAATCGGCGTCGGGATAACAACGCGGTCCACTGGCATACCCAAGGCTGCGATTGCCGCGGCTTTAGCTGCTGCCGCCGCCGTTGCCCCCGTGGTGATGCCGTATTTAAGAAACCGCGCCATTCTGCCTGTCGCCCCTAAGGTTTTGCTTCTGCCATATTAAGTAGGGCATTAAAGATGGCGACGGCGATGGTGCTGCTTCCTTTACGTCCCTTAGTGATTATGTAGGGTACCTGCAGCTTGGTGATGGCCTCTTTAGATTCTGCAGCTCCGACATATCCAACGGGCACAGCCACAACCAAGGCAGGTTTCACTTTGCCTTTTTCAATTTGGTCAGCTAATTCGAAGGCTGCAGTAGGCGCGTTTCCAATTAAAAAGATGGCGCCTTCTGCTCCATCGGCTACAGCTAAACGTACCGCGGCGCTTGACCGGGTAATTTCTTCTTCAATGGCAAGTTTGCTAGCGCGTTGATCATCGATGAACGTTAAGATTCTCCCGCCGAACCGTTGTACTCTACCCTCGTGGATGCCTGCCTTAATCATCTTCGTATCCGTGAATACCTTCGCTCCAGCCTTAATTGCCGCAACACCCGCCTCAACGGCTCCGTCGCTTATGACGAGTAATTTAGCGAATTCTGGGTCGGCGGTGGTGTGCACGACGCGCTCAATGATGGGGATTTGGTTTTTTGGTGCTTTTGAGAGGACACCTTGGATTTCGGGGCGAATGAGTTTCATGCTTTGGTCGTAGATTTTGGAGGAGGTGGCAGGGTAAGTCGTGACGGGTGCGGCTTTGAAGGGTGCGTGGTGGTGGTTCCAGTCGTGGCCTAACGCTTTGAGTGCTTTCTCTTCGAGTATAACTGCAATGCATTCGTCTGCCCCGATGGGTTCGCCATAGAATAGTTGGATGCCTTTTTGGGAAAGCTGTGATTCCTTGTCTTTGACTTCAATCATTTCAGGAATCTCTTTGGTTGTATGTACCCCCGACGCTAGAAACACGGGAACTAACACGATTTTGTCGACTTTTTTTCTGGTTAAATTATCGATCGCTTCGGAGATGGTGGGGGGGTTGCGTATCATAAACGCGATTTCCACCTGTCTAAATGATGAGCGTTCCCGAAGTATATCGGCTAGCTTCTCGAGGTTTTCTTGGTTATGCGGTAGTTTGCTGCCGTGTCCGATGAGAATTAAACCGACATTGTCAAGAGCTAACGATTTTGGCAATTAATTCTTCTCCGTTTTCTCAAACAATTTAGCCGCTGCCTCAATGGCTTTTTTATCACCTGTCTTAGCAGCTGCTCTGAGGTTCTCAACTACTGGAATAAAGGTTTGCTTAAGCAAAATCGAGGTTAAATCGTTAAGAACACGCCTTTGGTGTTCATCGAGGTCACCCATCATGGTTAAGGCGGTGCTAAGTTCTCTCTGGCGGACCTGCTCGGCCTGCGAGAGAATCTCCGAGATCATGAGTCTGACGCTGAGGCTTTTCATGTCCTCCTCGAGCCCGGGCAGTTCTTGGTCGAGCAGGATTTGAGCGGCTTCTATGGCTCTTTGCCGCTGCTCCTTATTCTTGTCAGCGATCATCTGTAAATCATCGATGCAGTAGAGTTCGGTGCCTTTGACTTCGGCAACGCTTTGTTCGACGTTGCGGGGATTGGAGATGTCGATGATCATCATGAACTGGGGGTTTCTGCGCATTGCCATCAGCCTTGTGATGGCTTCTTTGGTTAACAGGTAATGCGGCGCGGATGTTGAGCAGATGACGACGTCAGCGTCAGTCATGACTTCGTCGAATCGGTCCCAATGCACTGCCTGCCCCCCGAGGTCGGCGGCGAGTTTGACGGCTCGGTCGTAGGTGCGGTTAGCGATGAAGATGGGACTTAAACAGCGCCGGGCAAGCGCTTTCGAAACCAGCGTTCCGATTTCGCCAGCGCCCATAACCAAGATTTTCTTGGATTCGAGGTTTCTCAGAATAGTGAGGGCAAGCTCGACGGCTGCGGAGCCGATGGAGACGGCACCTTTGTTGATGCCTGTCTCGCTGCGGACTCGGCGCCCAACTGTCATGGCTCGGTTGAAAAGGTGTTTAAGGATGGGCCCGAGGGTTTTTGCGTTATCGGCTAGGATGTAGGCGTCCCAGACTTGGTTTAGGATCTGGTCTTCGCCGATAACCATGGATTCCATGCCTGAGGTGACGCGGAGCAGATGGTTGAAGGCGTCGTTGTCGTAGCTGACCTCTAAGGCTTCTGCTATTTCCCCGCGGTGTTCTTTGGCTCGATTAAGCAGCCACTGTCTGGCTGATTCAGCGGCGCCTTGGGGGTTTTCGGCTACAAGATAGATTTCTGTGCGGTTGCATGTCTGCAGGTAGAGGCATTCTTCGATGCCTTCTATGGTTTTTAGTTCGGTGAGGGCTTGGGTTTTCTCTTGGAAGGCGACTGCTTCCAGTAGCATAACGCGGGCTGTTTTGTGCGTTATGCGGAGGTTGATGACGTGGTCTACCTTCGCCGAAGCATGCATGGATGGATAAACCGACCGGCTTAAATATAACGTTTGCGGTAAATACCCCGACGGGCAAAACCAATGAATCCACCACGCAGAATCGGCTTAGCATACCTACAAGGAGCGCTTCCATGCTTCGAAAACTTCGGAAACCTCCCCACCGACCTCCTAGGACCCACCGCACAACTCGACGGCAAACCCGCCTCACAAGTCCTCGACATGCTAATCATACCCGGCGGCAGCCTCGTGGAATCCGCAAGCGTCAACCCCGCCGTCACACGAGAAATCGTAAAGATGGCCGATGAAGGCAAATATATTTTGGGCATCTGCTCGGGTCTTCAGGTACTCGCCAAGGAAACCGACGTGGGGCGCCTCTCCACCATACCCATCA is a window from the Candidatus Bathyarchaeota archaeon genome containing:
- the cbiE gene encoding precorrin-6y C5,15-methyltransferase (decarboxylating) subunit CbiE, with the protein product MAKLVIVGVGPGSQDYVTAAARKAVQQADVVLGSQRTVELMHGDIQGEAVVFTAKTLYDTLKQAAQALKEDKNVALLSVGDPGFSGLLHTAVESGLFQPSDICVVPGISSIQACAARLNLSWQDAAIFTFHEGKQTQKDKQQLAACLKEGKTAMVLPDMRGFSPSDIAEYLIKEGLDSKTHVFICENLTLPDEKVLSTRLGDLGDQRFWPLCIMVIQDQVNGSKMQ
- the cbiD gene encoding cobalt-precorrin-5B (C(1))-methyltransferase CbiD — encoded protein: MARFLKYGITTGATAAAAAKAAAIAALGMPVDRVVIPTPIGLRFELTVKSSRKLSLDTAEAVTVKDAGQDIDATDKMEIVATVKLTGDGKVTVKSGEGIGVVTKPGLQVPIGEGAINPVPRAMIIQAVQEVLPEGRGAEVVISAPQGASITKKTMNDKLGIQGGVSILGTTGVVKPYSMEACRRSLVPQIDVALAGGYKRILCVPGNIGERIAKEKFGVPEDAIVQTGDFVGYMLDKAVERGVGEIVMLGHSGKLVKLAARLFNTHHKVGDARNEVIAAYAGAAGADTQTIQKLLKANTTDEATQILQKAGLVEATYNRVAERVHERVCERVENKIKISVVIVAMDGEVLGMDQNARSNKPWQNLL
- the cfbA gene encoding sirohydrochlorin nickelochelatase, with translation MPKSLALDNVGLILIGHGSKLPHNQENLEKLADILRERSSFRQVEIAFMIRNPPTISEAIDNLTRKKVDKIVLVPVFLASGVHTTKEIPEMIEVKDKESQLSQKGIQLFYGEPIGADECIAVILEEKALKALGHDWNHHHAPFKAAPVTTYPATSSKIYDQSMKLIRPEIQGVLSKAPKNQIPIIERVVHTTADPEFAKLLVISDGAVEAGVAAIKAGAKVFTDTKMIKAGIHEGRVQRFGGRILTFIDDQRASKLAIEEEITRSSAAVRLAVADGAEGAIFLIGNAPTAAFELADQIEKGKVKPALVVAVPVGYVGAAESKEAITKLQVPYIITKGRKGSSTIAVAIFNALLNMAEAKP
- the hemA gene encoding glutamyl-tRNA reductase, which gives rise to MHASAKVDHVINLRITHKTARVMLLEAVAFQEKTQALTELKTIEGIEECLYLQTCNRTEIYLVAENPQGAAESARQWLLNRAKEHRGEIAEALEVSYDNDAFNHLLRVTSGMESMVIGEDQILNQVWDAYILADNAKTLGPILKHLFNRAMTVGRRVRSETGINKGAVSIGSAAVELALTILRNLESKKILVMGAGEIGTLVSKALARRCLSPIFIANRTYDRAVKLAADLGGQAVHWDRFDEVMTDADVVICSTSAPHYLLTKEAITRLMAMRRNPQFMMIIDISNPRNVEQSVAEVKGTELYCIDDLQMIADKNKEQRQRAIEAAQILLDQELPGLEEDMKSLSVRLMISEILSQAEQVRQRELSTALTMMGDLDEHQRRVLNDLTSILLKQTFIPVVENLRAAAKTGDKKAIEAAAKLFEKTEKN